From one Lotus japonicus ecotype B-129 chromosome 3, LjGifu_v1.2 genomic stretch:
- the LOC130747300 gene encoding dicarboxylate transporter 1, chloroplastic gives MASIAFSTATLPSLRLRHRYRHSPKPPLLRHSLKLKPSLPSISSTFPLSTLSSVPRKHTTLTVRASSSSSASITPAPVPAPPPVQPWQGAAIKPLFASLAIGTLLWYSPVPDGVSRNAWQLLAIFLGTIVGIITQPLPLGAVAILGLGVSVLTKTLTFAAAFSGFGDPIPWLICLAFFFAKGFIKTGLGNRVAYQFVSLFGSSSLGLGYSLVFSEALLAPAIPSVSARSGGIFLPLVKALCVSCGSNVGDGTENRLGSWLMLTCFQTSVISSAMFLTGMAANPLCATLTLNSINQTIGWLDWAKAAIVPGLASLILVPLILYVIYPPTLKSSPDAPKLAREKLQKMGPMTTNEKIMTVTLLLTVGLWIFGGLLGIDAVTSAILGLAVLLITGVVTWKECLGEGVAWDTLTWFAALIAMAGYLNKYGLISWFSQTVVKFVGGLGLSWQLSFGILVLLYFYSHYFFASGAAHIGAMFTAFLSVATALGTPPYLGAIVLSVLSNLMGGLTHYGIGSAPVFFGANYVPLAQWWGYGFIISIVNLIIWLGLGGVWWKFIGLW, from the exons ATGGCTTCCATAGCATTCTCCACCGCCACCCTCCCCTCCCTCCGCCTCCGCCACCGCTACCGCCACTCCCCCAAACCGCCACTCCTCCGCCACTCCCTCAAACTAAAACCCTCCCTCCCTTCCATTTCTTCAACGTTCCCACTCTCCACCCTCTCTTCCGTTCCCAGAAAACACACCACTCTCACTGTCAGagcctcttcctcctcctcagcTTCCATAACCCCAGCTCCGGTTCCCGCTCCGCCTCCGGTTCAACCATGGCAAGGTGCCGCCATCAAACCCCTCTTCGCTTCCTTAGCGATCGGTACTCTACTCTGGTACTCTCCCGTGCCAGACGGAGTCTCTCGTAACGCGTGGCAATTGCTCGCGATTTTCTTAGGAACCATCGTCGGCATCATCACGCAGCCACTGCCACTCGGCGCCGTCGCGATTTTGGGCTTAGGAGTCTCCGTTCTCACCAAAACCCTCACGTTCGCCGCCGCTTTCTCCGGCTTCGGCGACCCAATTCCCTGGCTTATCTGCCTCGCTTTCTTCTTCGCCAAAGGGTTCATCAAAACCGGCCTCGGCAACCGCGTTGCGTATCAATTCGTGTCACTCTTCGGTAGCTCGTCGTTGGGGTTGGGGTACAGTTTGGTTTTCAGCGAGGCCCTTTTGGCGCCGGCGATTCCTTCCGTTTCGGCGAGGTCCGGTGGGATTTTCCTTCCGCTGGTGAAGGCTTTGTGTGTGTCGTGTGGGAGTAACGTCGGTGATGGAACGGAGAACAGGTTGGGGTCGTGGTTGATGCTGACTTGCTTTCAGACATCGGTGATCTCGTCGGCGATGTTTCTGACGGGAATGGCGGCGAATCCGCTGTGCGCCACGCTTACTTTGAACTCCATAAACCAGACAATTGGGTGGTTGGATTGGGCTAAGGCTGCTATAGTGCCTGGTTTGGCGTCGTTGATTTTGGTGCCTTTGATCTTGTATGTTATCTACCCTCCTACCCTGAAATCTAGTCCAGATGCACCCAAGCTTGCTAGGGAGAAGTTGCAGAAAATGGGGCCTATGACAACCAATGAGAAGATCATGACTGTTACTCTGCTTCTAACG GTTGGACTTTGGATTTTTGGAGGGCTTCTTGGTATAGATGCTGTAACTTCTGCCATTCTCGGATTAGCTGTACTCCTTATCACAGGGGTTGTAACATGGAAGGAGTGCTTAGGCGAGGGAGTTGCCTGGGACACTCTCACGTGGTTTGCTGCCCTCATTGCAATGGCTGGGTATTTGAACAAATATGGTCTTATTTCTTGGTTCAGTCAAACTGTAGTCAAG TTTGTTGGTGGATTGGGTCTCTCATGGCAACTATCTTTCGGTATTCTGGTCCTTCTCTATTTCTACTCCCATTACTTCTTTGCAAGTGGAGCTGCTCATATTGGTGCCATGTTCACTGCATTTTTGTCTGTTGCTACTGCTCTGGGGACTCCGCCATATTTGGGAGCCATTGTGCTGTCCGTCCTCTCCAACCTTATGGGTGGCCTTACTCATTATGGGATCGGGTCAGCGCCGGTGTTTTTCGGTGCCAACTATGTTCCCCTCGCTCAGTGGTGGGGGTATGGATTCATTATTAGTATTGTTAACCTTATAATCTGGCTTGGACTTGGAGGAGTTTGGTGGAAATTCATTGGCTTGTGGTAA